In Numida meleagris isolate 19003 breed g44 Domestic line chromosome 23, NumMel1.0, whole genome shotgun sequence, the following proteins share a genomic window:
- the COLCA2 gene encoding colorectal cancer-associated protein 2 isoform X1, which yields MSTTGKPKVYQGVRVKITVKELLQQRRARQAASSAAVSWGSSSIQFAEPVSPPHPAPFDAEPITSAPNYCPSRQFSNCLSCEESPSHLEQLVDSYLQAEAAFEPALGTLQTPPHYISDSFQPVPLCFNQGLAAASPSPADLPNALPHGCPAPQLPPFTPLAHSPPPALDPAPYGCPAEGWPCHPPSPYAPLACCCAACSPPHADPKVPQRFPCPGTDCSGCLPPTDDFFRRDRSWDICYS from the exons GAAAGCCCAAAGTGTACCAAGGTGTCAGAGTGAAGATCACGGTTAAGGAGTTACTGCAGCAGAGAAGGGCGCGACAAGCAGCGAGCAGCGCAGCG GTttcctggggcagcagcagcatccagtTTGCGGAGCCTGTGTCTCCTCCTCACCCAG CACCTTTTGATGCAGAACCCATCACTTCGGCTCCCAACTATTGCCCGTCACGGCAGTTCTCAAACTGCCTCTCCTGCGAGGAGAGCCCCAGCCACCTGGAGCAGCTGGTGGACTCCTACCTGCAGGCGGAGGCTGCCTTCGAGCCGGCCCTGGGTACGCTGCAGACACCACCGCACTACATCTCTGATTCCTTCCAGCCAGTCCCGCTCTGCTTCAACCAGGGCTTG GCTGCCGCATCCCCGAGCCCGGCTGATTTGCCCAACgcgctgccccacggctgccccgctccccagctgcccccaTTCACCCCCCTGGCCCACAGCCCACCCCCTGCCCTGGACCCAGCGCCCTACGGCTGCCCGGCAGAGGGCTGGCCCTGCCACCCCCCGTCCCCCTACGCACCCCTCGCTTGCTGCTGTGCCGCCTGCAGCCCCCCGCACGCCGACCCCAAGGTCCCGCAGCGCTTCCCCTGCCCTGGCACGGACTGCTCGGGCTGCCTGCCGCCCACCGACGACTTCTTCAGGCGGGACAGGAGCTGGGACATCTGCTACAGCTaa
- the COLCA2 gene encoding colorectal cancer-associated protein 2 isoform X2 — MSGKPKVYQGVRVKITVKELLQQRRARQAASSAAVSWGSSSIQFAEPVSPPHPAPFDAEPITSAPNYCPSRQFSNCLSCEESPSHLEQLVDSYLQAEAAFEPALGTLQTPPHYISDSFQPVPLCFNQGLAAASPSPADLPNALPHGCPAPQLPPFTPLAHSPPPALDPAPYGCPAEGWPCHPPSPYAPLACCCAACSPPHADPKVPQRFPCPGTDCSGCLPPTDDFFRRDRSWDICYS, encoded by the exons GAAAGCCCAAAGTGTACCAAGGTGTCAGAGTGAAGATCACGGTTAAGGAGTTACTGCAGCAGAGAAGGGCGCGACAAGCAGCGAGCAGCGCAGCG GTttcctggggcagcagcagcatccagtTTGCGGAGCCTGTGTCTCCTCCTCACCCAG CACCTTTTGATGCAGAACCCATCACTTCGGCTCCCAACTATTGCCCGTCACGGCAGTTCTCAAACTGCCTCTCCTGCGAGGAGAGCCCCAGCCACCTGGAGCAGCTGGTGGACTCCTACCTGCAGGCGGAGGCTGCCTTCGAGCCGGCCCTGGGTACGCTGCAGACACCACCGCACTACATCTCTGATTCCTTCCAGCCAGTCCCGCTCTGCTTCAACCAGGGCTTG GCTGCCGCATCCCCGAGCCCGGCTGATTTGCCCAACgcgctgccccacggctgccccgctccccagctgcccccaTTCACCCCCCTGGCCCACAGCCCACCCCCTGCCCTGGACCCAGCGCCCTACGGCTGCCCGGCAGAGGGCTGGCCCTGCCACCCCCCGTCCCCCTACGCACCCCTCGCTTGCTGCTGTGCCGCCTGCAGCCCCCCGCACGCCGACCCCAAGGTCCCGCAGCGCTTCCCCTGCCCTGGCACGGACTGCTCGGGCTGCCTGCCGCCCACCGACGACTTCTTCAGGCGGGACAGGAGCTGGGACATCTGCTACAGCTaa
- the NFKBID gene encoding NF-kappa-B inhibitor delta has protein sequence LLTDSQGSLLCCPFQTPLLVAVTARQPAIVHDLIQAGADVNAVDNKGQSALHLAATYGYAQVLQVILSQGLPLDLEMKDFEGHTPLHCAVLAHNTLLRDRGRLVLPEQQCEDLRHQSRELETCVQQLVQAGASIYSRDVKSNKTVLHYTVQDGNVSLLRYFLELNAFKSKDFINSKAHGNTALHMAAALHGDKNQKEIVQLLLDHGADPSIRNLDNDQPIHMAPSGKAGDQIRHLLKRGKVASTFISCCRNARS, from the exons CTCCTCACAGACTCTCAGggctctctgctgtgctgcccttTCCAGACCCCGCTCCTGGTGGCCGTCACTGCCCGGCAGCCAGCTATCGTCCACGATTTGATCCAGGCAGGAGCAGATGTCAATGCTGTAGACAACAAAGGGCAGTCAGCTCTGCACCTCGCTGCGACATATGGGTATGCCCAGGTTCTCCAG GTGATACTCTCACAAGGTCTCCCCCTTGATTTAGAAATGAAGGATTTTGAAG GCCATACCCCGCTGCACTGCGCCGTCCTGGCCCACAACACACTGCTGCGGGACCGGGGCCGCCTGGTGCTGCCAGAACAGCAGTGTGAAGATCTGCGGCACCAGAGCCGGGAGCTGGAGACCTGCgtgcagcagctggtgcaggCGGGAGCCTCCATCTACAGCCGG GACGTGAAAAGCAACAAGACGGTTCTTCATTACACCGTCCAGGATGGGAACGTCTCCCTGCTCCGCTACTTCCTGGAGCTGAATGCTTTCAAATCCAAGGACTTCATCAACAGCAAG gctcatggaaacacagctctgcacatGGCAGCTGCGCTGCACGGTGACAAGAACCAGAAGGAAATCGTCCAGTTGCTCCTTGACCACGGGGCTGACCCCAGCATCCGAAACTTAGACAACGATCAGCCGATCCACATGGCTCCTTCTGGGAAAGCTGGGGACCAG ATTAGGCATTTGCTGAAGAGAGGGAAAGTCGCATCGACATTCATTTCCTGCTGCCGAAATGCCCGATCCTAG